A stretch of Ranitomeya variabilis isolate aRanVar5 chromosome 3, aRanVar5.hap1, whole genome shotgun sequence DNA encodes these proteins:
- the PMEL gene encoding melanocyte protein PMEL, translated as MRAIWQLSVLWLLCAGIEAQNRSRNSIQQNALEVQSKKRLPFKSWNSQMYPVWKGSEAQKRDCWTGGQVTFTIQNDAPTLTGAKVTFSIQLNFPHNQTILPNGQVVWSQNCTDNSTWVSAGEPVYPDESAEGSKCTFPDGRPFPREAEKKQSKFVYVWQAWGKYWQAVDGPSSNLTVETDSIPLGSYTMDVVVYHYRGRQKFIPIGSTSSQFAITDQIPVSVSISQVLDLDQEDKRFIQNRAVSFSVAVHDPSNYLETSDISFSWDFGDESGTLITRNTGVTHTYVTPGLFKAKVVLQAAIPISPCGSAAPVVTSAQEGVTTNQPAEPTTGAATTNGQLTVIPSGTTVLVPVNSTLSLDEADLSVTETSVNDEVAIDSASVEPGTDQETETLPNAILEDETSQVPVVNAEDAVTEALPDAMPTTQEVIPSNAAAATGVLPTEVVAETGTQLSEDIVESAAPSATNEGSSTLAPAEVTDLAASSEVVQVTEANGEVLLLAKRQAPEGPNVGCLMYRYGTFASDLEIVSGIESVQIVQVEPIVAAGLENAVDLVVTCQGSVPREACTVISDLNCENPQETVCNPVEPSSGCQLVLRQVFNDTGVYCVNVSLTDDVSLAVASAQVSVPSGAASSVSGIAVTVGVLLVALAVATVAYTYRHLKTYTPLRTEQSVNWFPDRPSLRLFIQNALGRSLSGENSPLLNGRVV; from the exons ATGAGAGCAATCTGGCAGCTGTCTGTCTTgtggctgctgtgtgctgggatagAGGCGCAGAACA ggTCTCGAAACAGCATCCAACAGAATGCTTTAGAGGTGCAAAGTAAGAAACGTCTGCCCTTCAAGTCATGGAACAGCCAGATGTACCCTGTCTGGAAAGGAAGTGAAGCCCAGAAAAGAGATTGTTGGACAG GAGGCCAGGTGACATTTACTATCCAAAATGATGCCCCAACGTTGACTGGTGCTAAAGTTACATTCTCTATCCAGCTGAATTTCCCCCACAATCAGACTATATTGCCTAATGGACAGGTTGTATGGAGCCAAAACTGCACTGACAACA GTACCTGGGTGTCAGCAGGTGAACCAGTCTACCCTGATGAGTCAGCAGAAGGTTCTAAATGTACCTTTCCAGATGGACGTCCCTTCCCACGTGAAGCAGAGAAGAAACAAAGCAAATTTGTTTATGTCTGGCAAGCATGGG GCAAGTACTGGCAGGCGGTAGATGGTCCTTCTTCCAATCTAACTGTAGAGACAGACAGCATTCCACTTGGCTCATACACGATGGATGTTGTTGTATACCATTATCGAGGGAGACAGAAATTCATCCCCATTGGCAGTACATCCTCCCAGTTTGCAATCACTG ATCAGATACCAGTCTCGGTTTCCATATCGCAAGTACTTGATCTGGACCAGGAGGACAAGCGCTTCATCCAGAACAGAGCAGTGTCCTTCTCTGTAGCAGTTCATGACCCAAGCAATTATCTCGAGACATCTGACATATCTTTCTCCTGGGATTTTGGAGATGAGAGTGGTACACTTATAACACGGAATACAGGCGTTACTCATACATATGTGACTCCTGGTCTATTCAAGGCAAAAGTTGTTCTTCAGGCTGCTATTCCAATCTCTCCATGTGGCAGTGCTGCTCCCGTGGTGACATCTGCCCAGGAGGGTGTGACGACAAATCAACCAGCAGAACCCACAACTGGAGCAGCTACAACAAATGGACAACTGACTG tgatTCCCAGTGGCACAACAGTATTGGTTCCAGTTAACTCCACATTGTCACTTGATGAAGCTGATCTGTCTGTAACGGAGACTTCTGTTAACGATGAGGTGGCCATAGATTCTGCATCTGTAGAACCAGGAACAGATCAAGAAACTGAAACTCTACCAAATGCTATCCTTGAAGATGAAACTTCACAAGTCCCTGTGGTCAATGCTGAAGATGCTGTAACAGAAGCTTTACCTGATGCCATGCCGACTACCCAGGAAGTCATTCCAAGTAATGCAGCAGCTGCAACAGGAGTCTTACCAACAGAAGTGGTTGCAGAAACTGGAACACAGCTTTCTGAGGACATTGTGGAAAGTGCTGCACCAAGTGCCACAAATGAAGGTTCCTCTACACTAGCACCAGCTGAAG TAACTGATCTGGCTGCATCCAGTGAAGTTGTACAAGTCACAGAAGCTAATGGAGAAGTCCTATTGCTTGCCAAGCGACAGGCTCCTGAGGGGCCAAATGTTGGGTGCCTAATGTATAGATATGGAACATTTGCTAGTGACCTGGAGATTGTCT CTGGCATTGAAAGTGTACAGATTGTGCAAGTGGAGCCAATTGTGGCTGCTGGGCTCGAGAATGCTGTGGATCTCGTGGTTACATGCCAGGGAAG tgtaccaagagaagcctgtaCTGTCATTTCTGACCTGAACTGTGAGAATCCACAAGAGACTGTATGTAACCCAGTGGAGCCCTCATCTGGCTGCCAGCTAGTACTGCGTCAAGTCTTCAATGATACTGGAGTCTACTGTGTAAATGTGTCCTTGACCGATGATGTTAGCTTGGCTGTTGCTAGTGCACAAGTTAGTGTGCCATCAG GTGCAGCCTCTTCAGTGAGTGGAATTGCTGTTACAGTCGGTGTACTACTAGTTGCTCTGGCAGTAGCTACCGTAGCTTACACATACAG GCATTTGAAGACCTACACACCTCTCAGAACAGAACAATCGGTGAACTGGTTTCCTGATCGTCCATCTCTTCGCCTCTTTATTCAAAATGCCCTTGGACGTTCCTTAAGTGGGGAAAATAGCCCCCTCTTAAATGGCCGGGTGGTGTGA